From the Diceros bicornis minor isolate mBicDic1 chromosome 19, mDicBic1.mat.cur, whole genome shotgun sequence genome, one window contains:
- the OGFR gene encoding opioid growth factor receptor isoform X2 — MARPAASGTRTRRTRRRRRPARSRMVGSRNRRAMQDTRRYRHHYPDLVERDGNGDTPNLKFYQNDIPFKPNGCRIKDILQNWENDYDLLENNHSYIQWLFPLREQGVNRCAEPLTLREIEEFKSSKDIRERFVKAYELMLGFYGIELQDQNTGKVCRADNYQKRFQNLDRHSHNNLRITRILKSLGELGLEHYQAPLARFFLEETLVHGELPGVRQSALDYFVFTVRSRRQRRELLHYAWEHFKPRYKFVWGPHDKLKRFRPHSPPCPPLPVGPRLAEGKESCGDPLLAACTQGRTCEPEREEEGDSVAQGSQPVSAEPQEASAEPQEASAEPREAGPLERDQGDEARGCGEKGLEPSSPKESKKRKLEVNQREQALGEPAPQGASEVEKIAQNLEGCALSQGSLRAGTQEMGSPDPGEPEKPCPQPPGAKVTDEVRKRRKVDPGARDETEVAAGGEAQTPAPASPPAPSGHPEAREGENGIKEEAEGPAGQEQGAPRSPETAGPTADERAEATESGPSPEPRKP, encoded by the exons ATGGCGAGGCCGGCGGCCTCGGGGACGCGGACGCGGAGGACGAGGAGGAGGCGCCGCCCCGCGCGCTCCAG GATGGTGGGGTCCCGAAACCGGCGAGCCATGCAGGACACGCGCAGGTACCGGCACCACTACCCG GATCTGGTGGAAAGAGACGGCAACGGCGACACACCAAACCTGAAGTTCTACCAAAACGATATCCCATTCAAGCCTAACG GCTGTCGCATTAAGGACATTCTTCAAAACTGGGAGAACGACTATGACCTCCTGGAGAACAATCACTCCTACATCCAGTG GCTGTTTCCTTTGCGGGAGCAAGGAGTGAACAGGTGCGCCGAGCCCCTCACGCTCCGGGAGATCGAG GAGTTTAAAAGCTCCAAGGACATCAGGGAGCGGTTTGTCAAGGCCTACGAGCTCATGCTGGGGTTCTATGGGATCGAGCTCCAGGACCAGAACACGGGCAAGGTGTGCCGGGCTGATAACTACCAGAAGCGCTTCCAGAACCTGGACCG GCACAGCCACAACAACCTCCGCATCACGCGCATCCTCAAGTCGCTGGGCGAGCTGGGCCTGGAGCACTACCAGGCGCCGCTGGCCCGCTTCTTCCTGGAGGAGACGCTGGTGCACGGGGAGCTGCCGGGCGTGCGGCAGAGCGCGCTGGACTACTTCGTGTTCACTGTGCGCAGTCGGCGCCAGCGCCGCGAGCTGCTGCACTACGCCTGGGAGCACTTCAAGCCCCGCTACAAGTTCGTCTGGGGGCCCCACGACAAGCTGAAGAGGTTCAGGCCGCACTCTCCGCCCTGTCCACCCCTACCGGTGGGCCCCAGACTGGCCGAGGGCAAGGAGAGCTGTGGGGATCCCCTCCTTGCGGCTTGCACCCAGGGGCGGACCTGTGagccagagagggaggaggagggggacagtgtggcccagggttcccagccAGTGAGCGCGGAGCCCCAGGAGGCCAGCGCGGAGCCCCAGGAGGCCAGCGCAGAGCCCCGGGAGGCGGGGCCTctagagagggaccagggagatGAAGCCAGGGGCTGCGGGGAGAAGGGGCTGGAGCCCTCAAGTCCTAAGGAGagcaagaagaggaagttggAGGTGAACCAGCGTGAGCAGGCCCTAGGGGAGCCGGCCCCCCAAGGCGCCTCGGAGGTGGAGAAGATCGCCCAGAACCTGGAGGGCTGTGCCCTCAGTCAGGGCAGTCTTAGGGCAGGGACCCAGGAAATGGGCAGCCCCGACCCAGGGGAGCCCGAGAAGCCCTGTCCCCAGCCCCCAGGGGCCAAGGTGACCGACGAGGTGAGGAAGCGAAGGAAAGTGGACCCGGGTGCCAGAGATGAAACTGAGGTGGCGGCTGGCGGTGAGGCCCAAACGCCAGCCCCCGCCTCTCCCCCTGCCCCGTCAGGGCACCCGGAGGCCCGAGAGGGTGAGAATGGGATAAAGGAGGAGGCAGAAGGCCCAGCGGGTCAGGAGCAGGGTGCCCCCAGGAGCCCGGAGACTGCAGGACCCACAGCGGATGAGAGGGCTGAGGCGACGGAATCGGGGCCTTCTCCTGAACCCCGAAAGCCCTAA
- the MRGBP gene encoding MRG/MORF4L-binding protein, with amino-acid sequence MGEAEVGGGGAAGDKGPGEAATSPAEETVVWSPEVEVCLFHAMLGHKPVGVNRHFHMICIRDKFSQNIGRQVPSKVIWDHLSTMYDMQALHESEILPFPNPERNFVLPEEIIQEVREGKVIIEEEMKEEMKEDVDPHNGADDVFSSSGSLGKSTEKSSKDKDKNSSDLGSREGADKRKRSRVADKVLTANSNPSSPSSAKRRRT; translated from the exons ATGGGGGAGGCCGAGGTGGGCGGCGGTGGCGCGGCGGGCGACAAGGGGCCGGGCGAGGCAGCCACCAGCCCGGCCGAGGAGACGGTGGTGTGGAGCCCCGAGGTGGAGGTGTGCCTCTTCCACGCCATGCTGGGCCACAAGCCTGTCG GTGTGAACCGGCACTTCCACATGATCTGTATCCGGGACAAGTTCAGCCAGAACATCGGTCGGCAGGTCCCGTCCAAGGTCATCTGGGACCACCTGAGCACCATGTATGACATGCAGGCCCTG CACGAGTCTGAGATTCTTCCATTCCCGAATCCAGAGAGGAACTTCGTCCTTCCAGAAGAGATCATTCAAGAAGTCCGAGAAG GAAAAGTGATCATTGaagaggaaatgaaagaggagatgaagGAGGATGTGGACCCCCATAACGGGGCCGACGACG TTTTTTCATCTTCAGGAAGCTTGGGGAAATCCACAGAAAAATCCAGCAAAGACAAAGACAAGAACTCCTCAGACTTGGGGTCCAGAGAAGGGGCGGACAAGCGGAAGCGCAGCCGGGTCGCTGACAAAGTCCTGACCGCCAACAGCAacccctccagccccagctccGCCAAGCGGCGCCGAACGTAG
- the OGFR gene encoding opioid growth factor receptor isoform X1 has protein sequence MEDLDCDSTWEEDEEEDGESPSAGGDEDGEAGGLGDADAEDEEEAPPRALQSRMVGSRNRRAMQDTRRYRHHYPDLVERDGNGDTPNLKFYQNDIPFKPNGCRIKDILQNWENDYDLLENNHSYIQWLFPLREQGVNRCAEPLTLREIEEFKSSKDIRERFVKAYELMLGFYGIELQDQNTGKVCRADNYQKRFQNLDRHSHNNLRITRILKSLGELGLEHYQAPLARFFLEETLVHGELPGVRQSALDYFVFTVRSRRQRRELLHYAWEHFKPRYKFVWGPHDKLKRFRPHSPPCPPLPVGPRLAEGKESCGDPLLAACTQGRTCEPEREEEGDSVAQGSQPVSAEPQEASAEPQEASAEPREAGPLERDQGDEARGCGEKGLEPSSPKESKKRKLEVNQREQALGEPAPQGASEVEKIAQNLEGCALSQGSLRAGTQEMGSPDPGEPEKPCPQPPGAKVTDEVRKRRKVDPGARDETEVAAGGEAQTPAPASPPAPSGHPEAREGENGIKEEAEGPAGQEQGAPRSPETAGPTADERAEATESGPSPEPRKP, from the exons ATGGAGGACCTGGACTGCGACTCGACCtgggaggaggacgaggaggaggacGGCGAGAGCCCGAGCGCCGGGGGCGACGAGGATGGCGAGGCCGGCGGCCTCGGGGACGCGGACGCGGAGGACGAGGAGGAGGCGCCGCCCCGCGCGCTCCAG TCCAGGATGGTGGGGTCCCGAAACCGGCGAGCCATGCAGGACACGCGCAGGTACCGGCACCACTACCCG GATCTGGTGGAAAGAGACGGCAACGGCGACACACCAAACCTGAAGTTCTACCAAAACGATATCCCATTCAAGCCTAACG GCTGTCGCATTAAGGACATTCTTCAAAACTGGGAGAACGACTATGACCTCCTGGAGAACAATCACTCCTACATCCAGTG GCTGTTTCCTTTGCGGGAGCAAGGAGTGAACAGGTGCGCCGAGCCCCTCACGCTCCGGGAGATCGAG GAGTTTAAAAGCTCCAAGGACATCAGGGAGCGGTTTGTCAAGGCCTACGAGCTCATGCTGGGGTTCTATGGGATCGAGCTCCAGGACCAGAACACGGGCAAGGTGTGCCGGGCTGATAACTACCAGAAGCGCTTCCAGAACCTGGACCG GCACAGCCACAACAACCTCCGCATCACGCGCATCCTCAAGTCGCTGGGCGAGCTGGGCCTGGAGCACTACCAGGCGCCGCTGGCCCGCTTCTTCCTGGAGGAGACGCTGGTGCACGGGGAGCTGCCGGGCGTGCGGCAGAGCGCGCTGGACTACTTCGTGTTCACTGTGCGCAGTCGGCGCCAGCGCCGCGAGCTGCTGCACTACGCCTGGGAGCACTTCAAGCCCCGCTACAAGTTCGTCTGGGGGCCCCACGACAAGCTGAAGAGGTTCAGGCCGCACTCTCCGCCCTGTCCACCCCTACCGGTGGGCCCCAGACTGGCCGAGGGCAAGGAGAGCTGTGGGGATCCCCTCCTTGCGGCTTGCACCCAGGGGCGGACCTGTGagccagagagggaggaggagggggacagtgtggcccagggttcccagccAGTGAGCGCGGAGCCCCAGGAGGCCAGCGCGGAGCCCCAGGAGGCCAGCGCAGAGCCCCGGGAGGCGGGGCCTctagagagggaccagggagatGAAGCCAGGGGCTGCGGGGAGAAGGGGCTGGAGCCCTCAAGTCCTAAGGAGagcaagaagaggaagttggAGGTGAACCAGCGTGAGCAGGCCCTAGGGGAGCCGGCCCCCCAAGGCGCCTCGGAGGTGGAGAAGATCGCCCAGAACCTGGAGGGCTGTGCCCTCAGTCAGGGCAGTCTTAGGGCAGGGACCCAGGAAATGGGCAGCCCCGACCCAGGGGAGCCCGAGAAGCCCTGTCCCCAGCCCCCAGGGGCCAAGGTGACCGACGAGGTGAGGAAGCGAAGGAAAGTGGACCCGGGTGCCAGAGATGAAACTGAGGTGGCGGCTGGCGGTGAGGCCCAAACGCCAGCCCCCGCCTCTCCCCCTGCCCCGTCAGGGCACCCGGAGGCCCGAGAGGGTGAGAATGGGATAAAGGAGGAGGCAGAAGGCCCAGCGGGTCAGGAGCAGGGTGCCCCCAGGAGCCCGGAGACTGCAGGACCCACAGCGGATGAGAGGGCTGAGGCGACGGAATCGGGGCCTTCTCCTGAACCCCGAAAGCCCTAA